One part of the Zerene cesonia ecotype Mississippi chromosome 2, Zerene_cesonia_1.1, whole genome shotgun sequence genome encodes these proteins:
- the LOC119835372 gene encoding NPC intracellular cholesterol transporter 2-like yields the protein MFKYIALFAFVAVAQASTNVQTCRVFSGALPTTTTIEGCRDPPCLLPQGRDAVIHMTFNAPRNINSMRTLATAFIMNIPVPYSLGKNEVTCNFITNTQCPVNSGQQIQYTLRMFIESTFPVGISTTIEFRIVDQRNSAVVCVRVPIRITAGRELGYVPQVGKIAEIDENQIDENNY from the exons ATGTTCAAGTACATCGCACTTTTCGCCTTCGTGGCCGTTGCCCAGGCTTCCACCAATGTCCAGacat GCCGGGTGTTCTCTGGCGCGCTTCCTACGACCACCACTATCGAGGGATGCCGCGACCCGCCGTGTCTGCTTCCTCAAGGAAGGGACGCTGTCATCCACATGACATTCAACGCAC cTCGCAACATCAACTCAATGCGCACGCTGGCCACCGCTTTCATCATGAACATACCAGTCCCGTACTCGCTGGGCAAAAACGAGGTCACTTGCAACTTCATCACCAACACGCAATGCCCCGTCAACAGCGGCCAGCAGATACAATACACTCTCAGGATGTTCATTGAGAGTACCTTCCCAGTG GGCATTTCAACAACAATAGAATTCCGCATTGTGGACCAACGTAACAGCGCggttgtgtgtgtgcgtgtgccaATCAGGATCACAGCGGGCCGCGAGCTCGGCTATGTGCCACAGGTTGGCAAGATTGCAGAAATCGATGAGAATCAAATTGACgagaacaattattaa
- the LOC119835387 gene encoding uncharacterized protein LOC119835387 gives MTFNAPRNINSMRTLATAFLGNVAVPYPLGNNEVTCNFITNTRCPVNRGQQIRYTLRMFIERSFPVGTSTTVEFRIVDQQNSAVVCVRVPIRITASRELDYVPQVDENSQIDENVQIDENNY, from the exons ATGACATTCAACGCAC CTCGCAACATCAACTCAATGCGCACTCTGGCCACCGCTTTCCTCGGCAACGTGGCAGTCCCCTACCCGCTGGGCAACAACGAGGTCACTTGCAACTTCATCACCAACACGCGCTGCCCCGTCAACCGCGGCCAGCAGATTCGCTACACCCTCAGGATGTTTATCGAGAGGAGCTTCCCAGTG GGCACATCAACAACAGTAGAATTCCGTATTGTCGACCAACAAAACAGCGCggttgtgtgtgtgcgtgtgccaATCAGGATCACGGCGTCCCGCGAGCTCGACTATGTGCCACAGGTTGACGAGAATTCACAGATCGATGAAAATGTTCAGATTGACGAAAACAACTATTAA